The genomic stretch GGATGTCATTATTACCTGTCAAGGTGGTGACTATACGTCTGAAGTTTTCCCACAGTTAAAAGCAACTGGTTGGGATGGCTACTGGATTGATGCAGCCTCTACTTTACGTATGTCAGATGATGCAATCATCGTTCTTGACCCAGTAAACCTTAACGTTATCAAAGACGGCTTGGTTAACGGCACCAAAACTTTCGTAGGCGGTAACTGTACAGTATCGCTTATGTTGATGGGTGTAGGTTCACTTTTCCAAAATAATTTGGTGGAGTGGATGACTGCTATGACTTATCAAGCAGCATCAGGCGCTGGCGCACAAAACATGCGTGAGCTAATTACTGGTATGGGCTACTTATATAACAATACCAAAACATTGTTAGATGATCCTAAATCTGCAATTTTGGATATTGATCGTCAAGTTGCTGAGTTACAACGTGGTGAAGGTTTCCCATCTGCTAACTTTGGTGTGCCATTAGCGGGTTCATTAATTCCTTACATTGATAAGCAACTTGAAAACGGTCAATCAAAAGAAGAGTGGAAAGGTCAAGTTGAAACCAACAAGATCTTGGGTAACTCACAAATTGTTCCTATTGACGGTCACTGTGTCCGTATTGGTGCAATGCGTTGCCACTCTCAAGCACTTACAATCAAGTTGAAAAAAGATGTACCGCTTGATGAAATTGAAGACATGATTCGTACTTCAAACCAATGGGC from Acinetobacter pittii encodes the following:
- the asd gene encoding aspartate-semialdehyde dehydrogenase → MKVGLVGWRGMVGSVLMQRMVEENDFAHIEPFYFSTSNAGGEAPSFGGKTAPALMEATDINSLKQMDVIITCQGGDYTSEVFPQLKATGWDGYWIDAASTLRMSDDAIIVLDPVNLNVIKDGLVNGTKTFVGGNCTVSLMLMGVGSLFQNNLVEWMTAMTYQAASGAGAQNMRELITGMGYLYNNTKTLLDDPKSAILDIDRQVAELQRGEGFPSANFGVPLAGSLIPYIDKQLENGQSKEEWKGQVETNKILGNSQIVPIDGHCVRIGAMRCHSQALTIKLKKDVPLDEIEDMIRTSNQWAKVVPNTREASMTDLTPVAVTGTLTVPVGRLRKLNMGKEYLGAFTVGDQLLWGAAEPLRRMLRILVEYKNS